Proteins encoded within one genomic window of Cyprinus carpio isolate SPL01 chromosome A15, ASM1834038v1, whole genome shotgun sequence:
- the LOC122133924 gene encoding lissencephaly-1 homolog A-like: MVLSQRQRDELNRAIADYLRSNGYEEAYSVFKKEAELDVNEELDKKYAGLLEKKWTSVIRLQKKVMELESKLNEAKEEINIGGPVGQKRDPKEWIPRPPERYALSGHRSPVTRVIFHPVFSVMVSASEDATIKVWDYETGDFERTLKGHTDSVQDISFDHTGKLLASCSADMTIKLWDFQGFECIRTMHGHDHNVSSVAIMPNGDHIVSASRDKTIKMWEVATGYCVKTFTGHREWVRMVRPNQDGTLIASCSNDQTVRVWVVATKECKAELREHEHVVECISWAPESAHPTILEATGSETKKSGKPGPFLLSGSRDKTIKMWDVSTGMCLMTLVGHDNWVRGVLVHPGGKFIVSCADDKTLRIWDYKNKRCMKTLSAHEHFVTSLDFHKSAPYVVTGSVDQTVKVWECR, encoded by the exons aaacCGAGCGATAGCTGATTACCTTCGTTCCAACGGATATGAAGAGGCATATTCAGTTTTCAAAAAGGAGGCGGAATTAGACGTG AATGAGGAACTGGATAAGAAGTATGCAGGTCTTTTGGAAAAGAAATGGACCTCTGTCATCAGATTACAGAAAAAG GTGATGGAATTAGAGTCAAAACTGAATGAGGCAAAAGAGGAGATTAATATAGGTGGGCCAGTTGGACAGAAGCGAGACCCCAAAGAATGGATTCCCCGTCCTCCTGAGAGATACGCCCTGAGTGGCCACAGGAGTCCTGTCACCAGAGTCATTTTCCATCCTGTTTTCAGCGTCATGGTCTCTGCCTCAGAGGATGCAACAATAAAG GTATGGGACTATGAAACAGGTGACTTTGAGCGGACCCTCAAGGGCCACACAGACTCGGTGCAGGACATTTCCTTTGACCATACTGGAAAGCTGCTAGCCTCCTGTTCAGCGGACATGACCATAAAGCTCTGGGACTTCCAGGGCTTTGAGTGTATCAGGACCATGCACG ggcaTGACCATAATGTTTCATCTGTAGCTATTATGCCCAATGGAGATCACATAGTTTCTGCCTCAAGggataaaaccattaaaatgtggGAGGTGGCCACTGG GTACTGTGTCAAAACATTCACCGGCCACAGAGAGTGGGTGCGCATGGTGCGACCCAACCAAGATGGGACCCTGATCGCCAGTTGTTCTAATGATCAGACGGTGCGCGTTTGGGTGGTGGCCACAAAAGAATGCAAGGCGGAGCTGCGCGAGCACGAGCATGTTGTGGAGTGCATTTCTTGGGCCCCTGAAAGTGCCCATCCCACCATCCTAGAGGCAACTGGCTCAGAG aCCAAGAAGAGCGGGAAACCTGGTCCTTTCCTGTTGTCTGGTTCCAGAGACAAAACTATCAAGATGTGGGATGTGAGCACTGGCATGTGCCTTATGACACTG GTTGGCCATGATAACTGGGTGCGTGGGGTTCTTGTGCACCCTGGAGGAAAGTTCATCGTGAGCTGCGCTGATGACAAGACTTTGAGGATCTGGGACTACAAAAACAAGCGCTGCATGAAGACCTTGAGTGCCCATGAACATTTTGTTACCTCTCTGG ATTTCCACAAGTCAGCTCCGTACGTCGTCACCGGGAGCGTAGATCAAACAGTAAAAGTGTGGGAGTGTCGCTGA